AGGAGACATTGTGACTCGGTTGTCAAAGGTGAACTTCCCAATTGGCAATTGCCAAGAGGCACGCTCAAACGCTTTCataaatgttttgtttgcttttaagTAGTAATTGTTTATTCATTGTTATTCTTAATTCATGTGCTATAAAAACACATCAAAATGCCGCATCTATTGTGATTGATCCAACGCTTCCCCATCCTTTTGCCTTTTTGGCAATGGACGACTTTTATCTTCTTACTGCTATTGTGCAGACTTGATTCAGAGGAccgcaagggaaaaaaaagctgttgGAGGAGTTGTGAGTATGAAGTGGTGTTAACTTTGTGAAGCAGAGAAGAcgagttttttttcccaaccttTTCAAGGTGACAAATGTGCGTAACAGACAGTGACAAACACAAGAGCCAGACACCGTTGCCAGCCGGTAGCACTGCTGGCGATGGAAATGGAGAATGGCACGAGTCACACACTTTATCACTGAGATGTAAAGCAGTCAAAATCTGCATCCTTTATCAAATCTAGTAGAAGTTTAGGGATGATTTACTTGTTAGAAAATCCTCAAGACAGATCTTGAGGATACTTTTtagaaaatatattaaaatcgGTACGTAACTAGTAAAAACAATGTAACAATTAATTCATGAATAAACAACTAATAAATACTATTACATACTGTTGTGGGTCTCGAGCTATCAGGCAGTTGCAGCGTAAACCCCGCAAACATATTTGTGTCAAAATGAAACATAATTCAGATTGGCTTGCTTACAGACACAATCTCAGCAATAGGAAACAAAGATTGACTTTGTAGAACAATCTCACACTTGAGCAGACACACCAGAGACACAActatttgtatttaaaaaaaaaaaaaagtcacattgcCATATGTCGACTTTAATGCTTCCCCCTTTGTCGCTTGTTACTTTTGCGTGTGCTGAAAGGTGAAAATGCTCTTCCATTCAGCTTTTGAGCAGATGCCCTAAGTGTTTGTGCCAAAATATACTGTTGTCTGAGACTGATCACAACCTTGACTTCAACATGTGTTCCAGCTAAAGAGAAACAGCCTCAAAGACCAACGCTGCCATCGCGGATTCATCTCAAGTTGAGTGCACTTTTGACGAAGTCCATTTTTGTTCAGTATGCTGAATATGTATGGTATCCTCACTCTAAAAATTATCCTCAGATTTGTGTTGCTTACTATATATTTTCTTTATTCCAAGAGACTGGATTAGTGATTATCTGTCCACTCGActccaatcaattaatcaatggtTAACATGTGagtgaatattttttattttatttttaatggattTGGCACTTTCCACACTAAATCCTACACCCGTGTGCTCACTGACACATCTCAATTATCAGAATTTTTAGGATTGGATTCACTTGTGATTGGATTTGTGTGACTTCTGTTTCGTTATCTTTGCTTTGGTTGGTGcatacttattttattttattattatagttatttTTGCCACATAACTAAATTAATTTGCTATCACCCCAAAAATTCATGGTCAACATCTGAGTGAatattttggattttatttgattttatttggaATTTGTTGGTGCCCAGTCATTTATATTGGCGTTTCATTTGTGGACCAGAATTTAATCTTTTACTGAGTGACTTCTGTTTAGCTATCTTTGCTTTGATTggtgtatatttatttttgccaCATAACTAATTTGCTACCATCCCAAAAATGTGCAATCAACATTTGAGTGAATATTTGTTACtttatttggttttatttttaatttgttggtGTCCACTCATTTATGTGGAACTTCATTTGTGGACCAGAATTTAATCTTTTACCGAGTTCTGTAATTTTCACGCATATGCTCTGAGATTGTAATGTTAAAGCTGTACTCCACAGGATTTTGCCCCTAAATAACTTTACAATTACTTTCATTTGTCCATTTATGGCTCATACATCTTGCAAATTGCAGATTAAAACAATGGGTATTCTTGCAAGCTTCTGGAAAATAATTTTCAGGCTGGAATCGGGTTTTCTGCGCATGTGACGTCACGCGCATTCTCGTGTTAGCTCGTTGTCTCACGGAGTCCCGACCAGAAGCCATAATGGATTCTACATCTGCTCAGAAGAGACCAACATCTAGCATGCCCCAGACACCCAGTTTCTCAGAGGAAgcctaaaaaaaggaaaacccaTGCATGTGAGTgtgcaatttcattttttgtccaCAGGTAGCAGTAACAATTAGAAACTTAAAATCCTGCGGAATGCAGTATTAAAACAAATCCAGCTGAAAGCTCGTCAAGCCATCTGgtggtttgttaaaaaaaaataaaaattaaagggAGCAATAAATCACAATCTACCCGGCCTCATTGTTTTCAGTCAACAATATAATGAGATTAAATACATGAAATGAATCAATTATGTGGCcaatataaaaggaatgaacgATTAGTTTTGACTGTTAGCGTCAAAAGCAAAATTACGAAACAAATTTCCCTGCATCATTCATGTGTTTGCAATATCACGATTGTAATATTTATCAtggatcaatgttttttttttaggtttctcTGAATGTAACTGACAATGACATCCATAAATGTAATTTATAATATAGGTTGGTAATAATGATTTGTTGACCTAccttgctgtcattggtaacCTCAACAACATTAATGCCTGTGTGAATGTCCAGATCGGACATCAGCAGTTTACGGGCCTGAGCTGATTGCAGTGTACAAAGTGAGCACTGGCAATTGTCCCTCAACCACGTGAAGGGATACAGGTTTTGCCCTCCATCTTCCCATTCAACCTCCACCAGACGCTCTTCATCCAGTGCTCGGGCATGTCTCATGGAGTGGCTGGCCACAGAGAAGGAAGATGAACCCAAAGTCTGCTGTCCACGAAGCTGCACAAGAGTCGGATGAACAGACGATGGATGTGAAACCTTTTGTGGTCTACGACAAAACTTGATCGTCTGACAGGCCACGGAAGACGTGCATCTCTGCAGAGCAGGCCGGGTGACACGGGCCAAGGTACTCAACATTGTTCAGGCTTCCTTTCCAAATGACACAGAACCACCAACTGTGAAGTAATACAAAATgtcaatagcaaaaaaaaaaaaaaaacacaacttaaCATTGTTTGATTTTTATCTGTTTGATTTTTATCTGTTTTGAAGTACAACACATATGGTCCTCTTAGTGTACTTAGATGTTTTGTTTCACGTTTTTATTGAAGCATTGATCACGTATGCAGTTGAATGTGGCTTGTGACGAATGCTTATTTCACTTTTTTCTATTTAGCTTGCGACAAATCTGCAGACAGGAAAAACATTAGTGGACTGACATTGCCCTAACGCCCTCATCTGGGATGGGGAGCCAGTTTATCTGGAAGCCAGTTGAATGTAAAACCAAGTTGTAAAGCAACCTGGCTTCTCAAAAGTCAATTCAAATGTCTCTTGGACATAATGATTCCTTGCAATGCCAGACTTTTCAAGATGTTCTCATAACTCATCCCGaaccttaaaataaaattttatcaCGCTATTCCTGTCTATGCAGTGTAGCTTTTCCCTTTCAACCTTTAAACAATTTACTTATCCAACTGATCTGCACGGAGCAATGGTTACTTTGTACAcatgtagtagtagtagtcCATGCGCACTTAGTGGTTTGTAGCCACAACGGAGTAGCTGTCATGTCTGGGGCACTGTACTGAACACAACGGTGCAAACAACCGAGTGTCCGAAATTAGCGTTACTTCAATGTTACGTCTCCCAACGGTGTACAGAACAAATGCCAAATATCTAAAAACATCTGTTTTATTGAAGAATTGCATGCCTCCTGCGAGGTAGCTAAATGACGTCATCGTTGCTCGTAGGGCTTTAAACGCCACATTTACTTCGCgaccagtttttgtttttatcaatggTATCCTGCAGCCCAGAGAAGACACTAAACACATCGGTTTGAGTACCTTTGTTGTACTGTACCTGATTTCCTCGATCCCCGTGGCTCGCTGTCCACCAACACAACATATGCCCCGGCTGTCAATGGTGAAGAGAAAGTCGGTGAAAGGTCGCAGGAGGAGGCAGTGCAACGTGACAACAGCGCCCGTCACGATTGCGCAGCCAAAATATCACTGTGCTAGCAGTATTTTATTACCCTACATGTTCCAAAGGCCAATTGTTTACAACTTAGTCATAAAGGTGACCTGTGCCTTTGTGACAACAAAAGCAGCACGCTAATTAATGTGGTGgacagatacaaaaaaaaaacaaaaaaacctatgaaattttatttttccagGAATTAAAATGGATTATACCTGTATTGTTGCACAGATATGCATCCATCGATACAATAAATGCACATTAATAAGCTGCGATCCATTTAGTACAACAGCTGGACAATATTGGTGATCATAAGCATGACAGTAATCAAATAGTTATCATGTAATTTATGTGTAACAGAGGGGCAGACTTACTTACTCCATCTACTACTACATTGTAAGTTACATTAAATTACATTTGTTACTGTGTTTTAAATCAAGAAACTTTTTTAGTTTAGTGACAAAACGTCCTCTGTGCCACTTACTGTGACTACACACTGTAAAATGCTGTTTTCAGTGCATTGGAGAAGAGTAATGGGGGGAAAAACTGCTTTGTGGAGGCCCACTATTGTACATCCAATGAGTAGGTTGTTCCTCCACAACACTCATAATTAGAAGGCCTCTCTGTGTCTAATTTAAAGCAAACCTCGAAACTGTCAAAGATGTGGGCAGGAACGTGTGCCCATTGATTATAGTGCTGTCATGTCACACTATGGGCTGTTTTCCCCCAACAGAAGAAAGGTGCATTCActaataatgattaaaaaaatgtgtcaaaagATTCCTATAAAGTATAACATCttttaaataacatacagaTGACACTAAATACAATACTTCACTTCAAACAACTATTTACTTGTGCAAACACAACACAATCTGATAATGTCACACAAATTGCCGTTTGAGGTTGAATTTCTCGAGTGCTGCCTGCAGTCTTTATCTACTATATCATATATTTATACAAGTATGCTGTCTCACACATACTGTATATTACAATACACATAGGATGCGCCATTTCAACCTTAGCATGAATTAAGAATacacattaaaatattttttaagataGATACTGGCActcaacatacatacatacatagctTCAGAACAAACATTACATTTTATATTGCCTGCCTTACATTTTGAGTTAAATATTTAGCACCCCAACAGTCTGGTACTGTGCAACATCTGCTGGCCTGTTACAAAATTCCTAGGTATAGACATCCCTACGAAcgttggaaaaataaatcctaTATACTCAGTAAATAATTATTATGGTTTGAATTCTTCTCTCCATTTTTCCTGCTCTTCCCTTCCTGAAAATTAGGTTATCCAGCAAATCTGTCAGACATGTGTCTTGCTTAAGGGGTACAATCAAGGCTGCTTCCAGGaattctgtgtgtgtatgtgtgtacagTGTACAGTTGTGGTCAAATGGATCACACTTTCCATGACAGGTAAACTTTGAGAACCTCAGATTTGGAAGCTGTTTGTCATAAACCCAAATAGAATTAATCTGTAAATTAAAGCCTAATGAGAACTATTTGTGTATTGCACAATTATAAATGAGTTGTAGCTGATTTTCATCGTTGGACATAAGAAAAATCTGATACAAACAGATTTTCAAGTATATAAAATGTTTGGGATTATTATAATTACAGTCACGACAGTATGTCTTATAATTTATAAGTAAAGTACCTGTGGCCTAATGGGTATATTTCTTCAGCAAAATACACCATGCTAtagagaatgattttttttaggtcAAACCTGACAAATACAGCTGACAACTCAATTagaataaaaatgacatttagaTAAAGAACAGAACTTGGCATCAAAAGGGGGGGAAACTGTACTTGGTGATCTATTTTCCACCACTGCCTGTTCCCAAGATTGAGGCGTTTAACATTTTGCACAGCCAGCAAAAACAGATATAAAAAGATGGTTATGCTCATTTTTGATGGACATGTTCATGACTGGTTTGCAGCATTGCAAAATATAAACACAGTGATGTTGAATCAAAATTGATTGCCAGAAGTAAGAGTACAACGACTTGATTGTGCCTGTGTGTAATTGCGCTCCCTCAAGGTCAAACATCATAAAAGTACAGTGGGGGGATGAATATCAGGGCTATTGTCTCAGAACTTCATGTACTCATTCTTCAGCCTACTGAGTCGTGTGCCGTGACTGCGGACGATGAGCGAGAGCAGCTCATGTTTGTCCCTCAGGCCCAGAGAAATGTCCATTGTCTCTTTGAGGGTGTCCCGGGTGCTCACGATCATGTTGAGAAAGTCGTCACTGAGCCGGTGCTCTTCCTTCAACTCGTTCTCCTGGCTCTGCTTGAActtcacctccagctccagcaggGACTTCTCGGAGTTCGTGAACGCGTCGCTTATCTGCGTTGTCTCTCTCCGCAGATACTTCCCGTAGCTGTCCTCTCCGTCCAAGTCGTATGAGATGCTCCTCCCGAGCCCCTCCAGCACCCGGGCAGAGTCTTCAATCTGCCGcctgatgatgatgaaatcgtcccggatgaccgagtccTGGTCCTCATCGGGACCACACTTTCGTTCATCGGTCATTCGGAAAAGTAGTTGGCATTTCTCCGGGTCGTCGTTCTCCTCGTAATCGCCGTCCGGCACGAAGTAGTGGTGAAAAGTGCCGTTCGACATCTCTGGCTGGAGAGGTCCGCTATAGTAGGCTCCACAAAGACGCAGTGTCAACATCCCCGCACACAGCAGcaagtgcgtaaaagccattctGTTGTctgtcaaaataataaaaaaaagtcactcacACACAACCAAACTACTGCAGACTTCTACACGGAAGCATTTCGAACATTCAAAAGGGCGCTATCGTCGAAGTGTGCCCCCTTCGGTGCTTGGCAGCTTCCACTACGCAGCTAGAGTAAAGGCGAGCCTCTGAATGGAAACCATTCAACTTCCGACTTGGGTTGATGCGACAAACGGCatgatatggatggatggagtggcGAGAAAAGGAGTTGTGCAAAAGTTTTCCCAGCCCGTCTCGGATTACATGTCGTCACTTCAAGGCAGCACTCGGGTTGGAGGGGTCAGTCTgctgctactactactactcaAAAAACAGGAGCACTTGCTGGTTTTCATTGTTGCAAGGAATCGCACACCAGTGGCTGCAATATCACGGTTTACTTTGGCACACTaccaaaaatgtcacaaaaaggaGAGGGCAAGAGCGGGTTGAGACAGAAGAACAATGTATATTTtctttgaaaatataatttgaataTCTAcatcactggtgtcaaactcaaggcccgggggccagatacggctagccacatcattttatgtgtcccgtgaagacaaattgtgcattaaattcgtgtgtcattactagaattgcaaattgtcttcacttttaatatctttttaaaaaaaaatatttgaccagtctttacttgtctgattttaaaacgagttatttgtcagtttgttttgtagcttttactgaggtgctcatacatttatttgggttgacagtcataatggtcctccgaaagaagctataaataaaatgtgccccgcaaaaaaacaaaatgagtttgacacccctgatctacatAATCTGTACACATAGTAAACACATTTGGAATCATAACAATGTAAATTCCTAGAAAGGGACACACAATGTGAATGACACATTAAAAAATTATTCATAAACAACTAAGAATCACcaaagaaagcttttttaaccaTTGCTCCTTATACAATTTgacatattacacatttttAATGAAAAAGTGTCATAATGTTCTAAGAAATATTTGTCAGTAATGGCTGCTTTGCACTTAATTATTTTCTGGTTTCAGTATAATAATCACTAAGTAATTTATAGGTCAGTGTAAAACACCACTCAATACTATCCTTTATTGTCATATGTTTAAACCTCTCTTCGAGTAGTTGTTTCAATCATTCAACTTCAATTTAATTAAAGCTGTTAACATTTAAAGTACCATCGTAAATGTTTTGTCTGCCATTTGTCAATTTTTATTTCTTGTACAAGTGCTTTTCTCCACGTTATTTACAGACCTTGGACTCAAACCCTATATCTgtgttctctttttgtttactgtGTGGCATGTTCTGTTAGAGGCTAGTTCGCATTAAGCTTACCTGGAAGGGTCCATCTCTCCAAGTTTGCAAAGAGGCTAAAAGTGAAGTAACAACAAAAGCTCTGGTTAGATGGGTTTTATTAATTGATAACTTAACAGCTTAACATATTTATACGTCACATGCAATGCTATGAATCATTCTCACTAATACAAAAATTCAGATTCTGACTTTTTAATTGTCAATTTGCATCTCATTGCAAGTCACTACCGCTTTCTGCAGAGCCCTACTCATTTACATCCACGATGAACGCATTCCAGGTCTAGCTTGCGGTGCAGTTTTACACCACCACAATCTAAAACCATAATCATGAACAGGATAATAAAACTGAAATAGTGCTGTATTAGATGGTACTGGGACGTACTGGTGTGCCTCATGttgtgacgtgtgtgtgtgtgtgtgtgtgtgtgtgtgtgtgtgtgtgtgtgtgtgtgtgtgtgtgtatacacgcgtgcgtgtgtgtgtgtgtttgtcaaatACAAGGAGTCTTTTTCTCAATGTGTCTCTTGGCAGCACATACTAAACTCTAAATCAGCTGCTCCGGGATACATAAAAAAGGTGTAAAGATAGCACATTTTGCTGTGACCACCTGTTCTTTCCATTGCCCGCTGGCATTAAATGAAGAGTCAGGATTAGCTTGAAAGAAATAAGACTACATGTGACTTTTATACTGAGAAGCATTTGAcctatttgtatttattatagCCCACAATTCACATGCAGAACAGTgttgcaatacatttttttgtgtgtgtatgccgAATTATGCAGAAATGAAAATAAGGCTGTTTGTTACCTTTATGTAAAACAAATGTAATTGAAAAATAATCAGGTTTTCTCTCCCCAGACTGAAGAATAATTTCACTTTCAAAAGGCAATCATGATTCCCCTCACATGAGAATATCTTTCCAGTGGAAAATGGAAACGACACAGACCACCGGCTTTCCCACTGCATGACTGTTTATTTGGAAGGCGTAGGGGTTGTGACACTGATCCAAAAGTCTTAAATTGACGTGACAGTTTGGTAAgttttggtttattttttttgatttaGTGATGGAACTGGAGAATAAA
This genomic window from Syngnathus scovelli strain Florida chromosome 4, RoL_Ssco_1.2, whole genome shotgun sequence contains:
- the fibinb gene encoding fin bud initiation factor, producing the protein MAFTHLLLCAGMLTLRLCGAYYSGPLQPEMSNGTFHHYFVPDGDYEENDDPEKCQLLFRMTDERKCGPDEDQDSVIRDDFIIIRRQIEDSARVLEGLGRSISYDLDGEDSYGKYLRRETTQISDAFTNSEKSLLELEVKFKQSQENELKEEHRLSDDFLNMIVSTRDTLKETMDISLGLRDKHELLSLIVRSHGTRLSRLKNEYMKF